In the Nothobranchius furzeri strain GRZ-AD chromosome 15, NfurGRZ-RIMD1, whole genome shotgun sequence genome, one interval contains:
- the zgc:154075 gene encoding putative oxidoreductase YteT, with protein MGQSSPQTGRMASPVRVIVVGAGSRGENYSNYASIHPKRMKVVAVADPRTFACTKLQKQHNIEDKNIFKDWQSIAEREKFADAVLICTPDRLHKDPAVAFAKMGYHILLEKPMATTAEDCVAIVEACTQNGVMLSVGHVLRYDPLIHKIKELIDAGVVGDVIHIQHLEPVGFYHFAHSFVRGNWRNEAESSFSLLAKSCHDIDLIHHWAGARRCVKVSSFGSVSHFQKEKKPTGAGDRCFDCSVETRCPYSARKIYLDRVKRGHTGWPVSVICPNSVPDIESVTEALRSGPYGRCVYECDNDVCSNQVVNMEFEGGLTAAFSMVAFTEEICKRKTTIYGSMGELSCNGHEITVFDFLTQRSTKHTASSDAPTHFGLSGHGGADYHLINAFISAVANNNPSMIRSGPEETLASHLLVFEAERSRLESRVVYCGDDAQS; from the exons ATGGGACAAAGCAG TCCGCAGACTGGAAGAATGGCTTCACCTGTCCGGGTGATCGTGGTGGGAGCTGGATCTCGAGGGGAGAATTACTCCAACTATGCATCCATTCATCCTAAACGTATGAAG GTGGTTGCTGTGGCGGATCCGAGAACGTTTGCCTGCACCAAACTACAAAAACAACACAACATTgaagataaaaacatatttaaag ACTGGCAGAGTATTGCAGAAAGAGAAAAGTTTGCAGATGCTGTATTAATTTGCACTCCAGACCGCCTTCATAAA GATCCAGCAGTGGCCTTTGCAAAAATGGGCTACCACATTCTTTTGGAGAAACCGATGGCG ACTACAGCTGAGGACTGCGTAGCGATAGTGGAGGCTTGCACTCAGAATGGTGTCATGCTGTCAGTGGGTCATGTTCTGCGGTATGATCCACTAATCCACAAGATTAAG GAGCTCATCGATGCTGGAGTGGTGGGTGATGTGATCCATATACAGCACCTTGAGCCA GTGGGGTTTTATCACTTTGCACATTCGTTTGTTCGAGGGAATTGGAGGAACGAAGCAGAGAGCTCTTTTTCCCTTTTAGCAAAATCGTGCCATGACATCGACCTAATACATCACTGGGCTGGAGCACGCAG GTGTGTCAAAGTGTCATCATTTGGATCTGTCAGCCACTTTCAAAAAGAAAAGAAG CCAACAGGTGCTGGAGATCGTTGCTTTGATTGCTCGGTAGAGACCCGTTGCCCATACTCCGCACGTAAAATCTACCTGGACAGAGTGAAACGG GGTCACACTGGCTGGCCGGTGTCCGTCATATGCCCAAACTCAGTCCCTGACATCGAATCCGTAACTGAGGCCCTGAGGTCTGGACCGTATGGTCGCTGTGTTTACGAGTGTGACAACGACGTCTGCAGTAACCAG GTTGTCAACATGGAGTTTGAAGGAGGATTGACAGCAGCCTTCTCTATGGTGGCTTTCACTGAAGAGATCTGCAAACGAAAAACGACCATTTATGGCAGCATG GGGGAGTTGTCCTGTAACGGCCATGAGATTACCGTGTTTGACTTTCTGACCCAAAGATCCACAAAGCACACGGCAAGCAGCGACGCTCCCACACACTTTGGTCTGAGTGGGCACGGTGGGGCAGACTACCACCTCATAAACGCCTTCATCTCTGCTGTGGCT AACAACAATCCGTCCATGATTAGATCAGGTCCAGAAGAGACACTGGCCAGCCATCTGCTCGTGTTTGAAGCTGAACGATCTCGACTGGAGAGCAGGGTGGTGTACTGTGGGGACGATGCTCAGAGCTAA